The following proteins are encoded in a genomic region of Musa acuminata AAA Group cultivar baxijiao chromosome BXJ2-11, Cavendish_Baxijiao_AAA, whole genome shotgun sequence:
- the LOC135626778 gene encoding putative alpha-L-fucosidase 1, whose translation MTPIHSRNPSFLISLSFLNSLLCLIDVCVSLGSSHPTPPPLPIAPLPSAAQLRWQLGEMALFLHFGPNTFTDSEWGSGHAPPSVFRPGSLDARQWARTAAAGGFARVVLTAKHHDGFCLWPSAYTDYSVRSSPWRAGRGDVVAELAAAAREYGIGMGVYLSPWDRHDPSYGSTVKYNEYYLGQMTELLTNYGDIREVWLDGAKGDDKEMEYHFDCWFQLIHQLQPGVMIFSDAGPDTRWIGDESGVAGSTCWSLFNRSSVTIGHIDEQSSRHGDPHGIDWVPAECDVSIRPGWFWHSSEHPKSAMELLDIYYESVGRNCLLILNVPPNSSGLISDEDLQVLQDFTALRITIFSHNLAWNATVTASSVRGGDNETRFSPSNVLQKGISSYWAPDESESDWAIFLDLEQFISFNVLQIQEPIQMGQRIIEFQVDILASGEWKTIANGTTIGYKRLLRFPMAETQFLRFIINKSRASPLISYIGIHADPFSMVYDSVTARSSSTKRFSFKRRNKRFGYALESAI comes from the exons ATGACGCCGATCCATTCCCGCAATCCCTCGTTCCTCATCTCCCTCTCGTTCCTCAACTCCCTCCTCTGCCTTATCGATGTGTGTGTAAGTTTGGGTTCTTCCCATCCTACACCTCCCCCTCTTCCCATTGCGCCGCTGCCCTCCGCCGCGCAGCTCCGGTGGCAGCTGGGCGAGATGGCTCTCTTCCTCCACTTCGGCCCCAACACCTTCACCGACTCTGAGTGGGGCTCCGGCCACGCACCCCCCTCCGTCTTCCGCCCGGGCTCCCTCGACGCCCGCCAGTGGGCGCGGACCGCTGCCGCTGGCGGATTCGCCCGGGTGGTCCTCACCGCCAAGCACCACGATGGATTCTGTCTATGGCCCTCCGCCTATACTGACTACTCCGTCCGGTCGAGCCCCTGGCGCGCTGGCCGGGGCGACGTGGTGGCGGAGCTGGCGGCTGCCGCGAGGGAGTATGGGATCGGCATGGGCGTCTACCTCTCCCCGTGGGATCGGCACGATCCGTCCTATGGGAGCACGGTGAAGTACAATGAGTATTATCTGGGGCAGATGACCGAGTTGCTGACCAA CTACGGTGATATTCGGGAGGTTTGGTTGGATGGTGCAAAGGGAGATGACAAGGAAATGGAGTACCACTTTGATTGCTGGTTTCAGCTTATCCATCAGCTCCAGCCAGGGGTTATGATATTCTCTGATGCTGGCCCGGACACTAGATGGATAGGAGATGAGTCTGGAGTTGCTGGTTCTACTTGCTGGTCTCTTTTCAACAGGAGTTCTGTCACAATTGGCCACATTGATGAACA AAGTTCTCGTCATGGAGATCCTCATGGAATTGATTGGGTTCCTGCTGAGTGTGATGTATCCATCAGGCCAGGATGGTTTTGGCACAGTTCAGAACATCCGAAGTCTGCAAtggaactacttgatatatattacgAGTCTGTAGGCAGAAACTGTCTCTTGATCCTGAATGTTCCCCCTAATTCATCAGGCCTCATATCTGATGAAGACCTTCAGGTTCTTCAGGATTTTACTGCACTTCGGATCACCATATTCTCTCATAACTTAGCTTGGAATGCTACTGTCACTGCAAGCAGTGTGCGTGGAGGTGATAATGAAACTAGGTTTTCTCCCTCAAACGTACTCCAAAAAGGTATTAGTAGTTACTGGGCTCCCGATGAGAGTGAATCTGATTGGGCAATATTCCTTGATCTTGAGCAATTCATATCGTTCAATGTATTACAAATCCAGGAGCCAATCCAGATGGGTCAACGTATTATTGAGTTCCAAGTTGACATTCTGGCATCTGGAGAATGGAAGACCATAGCAAATGGCACAACTATTGGATACAAAAGGCTTCTCCGTTTTCCTATGGCAGAAACCCAGTTTTTGAGGTTTATCATCAACAAGTCCCGTGCCAGCCCATTGATATCTTACATTGGCATCCATGCTGACCCTTTCTCCATGGTTTATGATTCAGTCACTGCACGGTCTTCCTCTACCAAGAGATTTTCCTTCAAgcgaagaaataaaagatttggcTATGCCCTCGAATCTGCGATCTAG